The following proteins are encoded in a genomic region of Arcobacter suis CECT 7833:
- a CDS encoding DegT/DnrJ/EryC1/StrS family aminotransferase → MKIDFANLQYQHELYKDEIENAILKVARNCNFIMGNEVQELEKSLEEFTGAKYAVSCSNGTDALLLAMMALDIKPGDEVITTPFTFIATAETIAFLGAIPVFVEIDEKTYNINPDLIEEKITSKTKVIIPVSLYGQPADMDKISDIAKKYNLKIIIDGAQSFGSTYNGITDSALADISTTSFFPAKPLGCYGDGGAVFTNNELLANKMKSLRLHGQSKRYHHKYIGMGGRLDTLQAAVLNVKLKYYPKDLALRQEVASKYTKALGNRIDLVLPFVDENATSAWAQYSIRVQNRDELQEKLKIAGIPTAVHYPMPLHLQECFSYLGYKKGDFPISEIVSEEIMSLPMNPYLTDEEIVYIVENL, encoded by the coding sequence ATGAAGATAGATTTTGCAAACTTACAATATCAACATGAATTATACAAAGATGAAATAGAAAATGCTATTTTAAAAGTGGCAAGAAATTGCAACTTTATTATGGGAAATGAAGTACAAGAACTTGAAAAAAGCCTTGAAGAGTTTACTGGTGCAAAATATGCAGTATCTTGTAGTAATGGTACAGATGCTTTACTTCTTGCTATGATGGCTTTAGATATAAAACCAGGAGATGAAGTAATAACTACTCCCTTTACATTTATAGCAACTGCCGAAACAATCGCATTTTTAGGAGCCATTCCAGTATTTGTAGAGATAGATGAAAAAACTTATAATATAAATCCTGATTTGATTGAAGAAAAAATAACTTCAAAAACAAAAGTTATTATTCCAGTTTCTTTGTATGGACAACCTGCTGATATGGATAAAATCAGTGATATAGCTAAAAAATACAATCTAAAAATAATTATCGATGGTGCCCAAAGTTTTGGATCAACTTACAATGGCATTACAGATTCAGCTTTAGCCGATATTTCAACAACTTCTTTTTTTCCTGCAAAACCATTGGGATGTTATGGAGATGGTGGAGCAGTTTTTACAAATAATGAACTACTTGCAAATAAAATGAAATCCTTAAGGCTTCATGGACAATCAAAAAGATATCATCATAAATATATAGGTATGGGTGGAAGACTTGATACTCTTCAAGCTGCGGTTTTAAATGTGAAGCTAAAATATTATCCAAAAGATTTAGCTCTAAGACAAGAAGTAGCTTCTAAATATACAAAAGCTTTAGGAAATAGAATAGATTTAGTTTTACCATTTGTAGATGAAAATGCCACATCAGCTTGGGCTCAATATTCAATAAGGGTACAAAATAGAGATGAATTACAAGAAAAATTAAAAATTGCAGGAATACCAACAGCGGTACATTATCCAATGCCCTTACATCTACAAGAATGTTTTAGCTATCTTGGATATAAAAAAGGTGATTTCCCTATATCTGAAATAGTATCAGAAGAGATTATGAGTTTACCGATGAATCCATATTTAACTGATGAAGAGATCGTCTATATTGTCGAGAATTTATAA
- a CDS encoding acyltransferase family protein: MNNFVPQVNHSLKYNSSIDGLRGVSIFLVLLFHIWPNYFSFGYVGVDVFFVLSGYLITQIIYTKIEDNNFSFKEFYRNRIRRIFPAMIIVVLTTLIIGFVFMFTMELEQLGRHIKSSTYFYQNFRLIGEIGYWDESAVLKPLLHFWSLSIEEQFYVFWPVLLVILGKLKFNIVNSLITVFIILFLLPFILEIDKFYHTISRAWELCFGGLIFVIAYKYKSFIEYIKRFKYGIFIFFILSVLFSYENSSFSTSKTFLIVVASGFLILLLNVEDKNKFFSNNILVFIGLISFPLYLWHYVFISYAHIFDFKIDILMGLFLIFISIIFSYLTFRYIEIYTRRQSSYKFALFLFVLAILLGFVANSKYLISVRSYLGMSTSFENQFVRTSDQNSMGISLLRKVLGYKPNNDYIKSSSDDLSKKYILVIGDSHAHTSYEGLANVLNQMGNETILLANSGCQPLVNGARGTMDDINECKEKIQNIYKFINIFEKNISKIIYVARGAKPMYNLGFGDVDDGVLEYYYEEYYHSSNNYDHKEIHLKKLDATLQFFNQMDTEFYFVLENPELGFHPKTCLSRSLSQSIESTKQDCKISYDAYHVRQKEYRKYVFGLSKQYKNIKILDPEKLFCDDKYCYAIKDGKMLYSDDDHLSVDGSFEQAKYFKESILNNK, from the coding sequence ATGAATAATTTTGTTCCTCAAGTTAATCACAGTTTAAAATATAATTCTTCTATAGATGGATTAAGAGGTGTATCAATATTCTTAGTTCTTCTTTTTCACATATGGCCAAATTATTTTTCTTTTGGATATGTTGGAGTAGATGTATTTTTTGTATTATCAGGATATTTAATCACTCAGATAATATATACTAAAATAGAAGACAATAATTTTTCTTTTAAAGAGTTTTATAGAAACAGAATTAGAAGAATATTTCCAGCGATGATAATAGTAGTCTTAACAACTCTTATTATAGGGTTTGTATTTATGTTTACAATGGAACTGGAACAACTTGGAAGACATATAAAATCCTCTACATATTTTTATCAAAATTTCCGATTAATAGGTGAAATTGGATATTGGGATGAATCAGCAGTTTTAAAGCCATTATTACACTTTTGGTCATTGTCAATTGAGGAACAGTTTTATGTGTTTTGGCCAGTTTTATTAGTGATTCTTGGTAAATTAAAATTTAATATTGTTAATTCCCTAATTACAGTTTTTATAATATTATTTTTACTTCCTTTTATTTTAGAAATAGATAAGTTTTATCATACCATTTCAAGAGCGTGGGAGCTTTGTTTTGGTGGATTGATATTTGTAATAGCATATAAATACAAAAGTTTTATAGAGTACATAAAAAGGTTTAAGTATGGAATATTTATTTTTTTTATATTGTCAGTATTGTTTTCTTATGAAAATAGTAGTTTTAGTACATCTAAAACTTTTTTAATAGTTGTAGCCAGTGGATTTTTGATTCTACTTTTAAATGTAGAAGATAAAAATAAATTTTTTTCAAATAATATTTTGGTATTTATTGGACTTATTAGTTTTCCTTTATATCTTTGGCACTATGTATTTATAAGTTATGCCCATATTTTTGACTTTAAAATTGATATTTTAATGGGGTTATTCCTGATTTTTATTTCTATTATCTTTTCATATTTAACTTTTAGGTATATTGAAATTTATACGAGAAGACAAAGTAGTTATAAATTTGCTCTATTTTTATTTGTATTGGCAATTTTATTGGGATTTGTAGCAAATAGTAAATATTTAATAAGTGTAAGAAGTTATTTAGGAATGAGTACAAGTTTTGAAAACCAATTTGTAAGAACATCTGATCAAAATAGCATGGGCATTTCACTTTTAAGAAAAGTATTAGGATATAAACCAAATAATGATTATATAAAATCATCGTCAGATGATTTATCTAAAAAATATATTTTAGTTATTGGAGATAGTCATGCGCATACTTCATATGAAGGATTAGCAAATGTATTAAATCAAATGGGTAATGAAACTATACTTTTAGCAAATTCTGGTTGTCAACCTCTTGTAAATGGTGCTAGAGGAACTATGGATGATATCAATGAGTGTAAAGAAAAGATTCAAAATATCTATAAATTTATTAATATTTTTGAAAAAAATATTAGTAAAATAATTTATGTTGCCAGAGGAGCAAAACCAATGTATAATTTAGGATTTGGGGATGTAGATGATGGAGTTTTAGAGTATTATTATGAAGAATATTACCATTCTTCTAATAATTATGACCATAAAGAAATACATCTTAAGAAATTGGATGCAACATTACAATTTTTTAACCAAATGGACACAGAATTTTATTTTGTTTTAGAAAATCCAGAATTAGGGTTTCATCCAAAAACTTGCTTGTCAAGGTCTTTATCCCAATCGATTGAGTCTACAAAACAAGATTGTAAAATAAGTTATGATGCATATCATGTTCGACAAAAAGAGTACAGAAAGTATGTTTTTGGATTGAGTAAACAATATAAGAACATAAAAATATTAGACCCAGAAAAACTATTTTGTGATGATAAGTATTGTTATGCCATAAAAGATGGGAAAATGCTTTATTCTGATGATGATCATCTTAGTGTTGATGGAAGCTTCGAGCAAGCTAAGTATTTTAAAGAATCTATTTTGAATAATAAATAA
- a CDS encoding nucleotide sugar dehydrogenase encodes MKNICVIGLGYVGLPLAHAFSSKYQVVGFDINAKRIEELNAGFDRTEELNEIQVKEAIKNGMKFSLDINDIKDCNVFIVTVPTPIDKNNRPDLRPLIKSSQTVGKVLKRDDIVIYESTVYPGVTEEVCVPELEKTSGLKFNMDFYCGYSPERINPGDKEHTVTKILKVTSGSTPKITEVVDELYKSIIIAGTYKASSIKVAEASKVIENTQRDVNIALINELALIFNTMNINTNEVIEAAATKWNFIKLTPGLVGGHCIGVDPYYLTYKAEELGYKPNLILGARQINNGMAKYIAEKTIKLMIKKGLPIKDSKVLVLGITFKENCPDVRNTKVVDIINEMKEYGCLVEVADYWADKNEVKHEYGLNLIENYNLNDYTAIIVAVGHEKYRGLKISTENRVVFDIKSILVNADGRL; translated from the coding sequence ATGAAAAATATTTGTGTAATAGGATTAGGATATGTAGGATTGCCATTAGCTCATGCCTTTTCTTCAAAATATCAAGTAGTAGGATTTGATATAAATGCAAAAAGAATAGAAGAGCTTAATGCAGGATTTGATAGAACAGAAGAATTAAATGAAATACAAGTAAAGGAAGCTATTAAAAATGGAATGAAATTTTCTTTGGATATAAATGATATTAAAGATTGTAATGTTTTTATAGTAACTGTTCCAACTCCTATTGATAAAAATAATAGGCCTGATCTAAGACCTTTAATTAAATCATCTCAAACAGTAGGAAAAGTTTTAAAAAGAGATGATATAGTAATTTATGAAAGTACAGTATATCCAGGTGTAACAGAAGAAGTCTGTGTTCCTGAATTAGAAAAAACTTCTGGATTAAAATTTAATATGGATTTCTATTGTGGTTATTCTCCTGAAAGAATAAACCCAGGAGATAAAGAACATACAGTAACTAAAATATTAAAAGTAACCTCGGGAAGTACACCAAAAATAACAGAGGTAGTGGATGAACTTTATAAATCAATAATAATAGCAGGTACTTATAAGGCAAGCTCTATAAAAGTAGCAGAGGCTTCTAAAGTTATTGAAAATACTCAAAGAGATGTAAATATTGCTTTAATAAATGAATTGGCACTAATCTTTAATACAATGAATATAAATACTAATGAAGTAATTGAAGCAGCAGCAACCAAATGGAATTTTATAAAATTAACTCCAGGACTTGTAGGTGGTCATTGTATTGGAGTTGACCCATATTATCTAACTTATAAAGCAGAAGAATTAGGATATAAACCAAACCTGATTTTGGGCGCAAGACAAATAAATAATGGAATGGCAAAATATATAGCAGAAAAAACAATAAAATTGATGATAAAAAAAGGTCTTCCAATAAAAGACTCAAAAGTATTGGTTCTTGGAATCACATTTAAAGAAAATTGCCCAGATGTAAGAAATACAAAAGTGGTGGATATAATAAATGAGATGAAAGAGTATGGATGCTTAGTTGAAGTTGCAGATTATTGGGCAGATAAAAATGAAGTAAAACATGAATATGGTTTGAATTTAATAGAGAATTATAATCTAAATGATTATACGGCAATAATAGTAGCAGTAGGACATGAAAAATATAGAGGATTAAAAATATCAACAGAAAATAGAGTTGTGTTTGATATTAAATCTATTTTAGTTAATGCAGATGGGAGATTATAA
- a CDS encoding acyltransferase codes for MVSYFAHESCYVDNNVNIGDDTKIWHFSHILSGSNIGTNCSFGQNCVVGPKVNIGNGVKVQNNISIYEGVEIEDDVFLGPSMVFTNVTNPRAFIIRREEFKKTVLKKGCSIGANATIVCGVTIGEYALIGSGTVVNKDVKPYSLMVGVPAKQIGWVSKAGNTLKFDENKIAIDIFDNSKYKIQNNNLILIEE; via the coding sequence ATGGTTTCTTATTTTGCCCATGAATCTTGTTATGTAGATAATAATGTAAATATAGGAGATGATACTAAAATATGGCATTTTTCTCATATTTTAAGTGGTTCAAATATTGGAACAAATTGTTCTTTTGGTCAAAATTGTGTTGTTGGTCCTAAAGTAAATATAGGAAATGGTGTAAAAGTTCAAAACAATATTTCAATTTATGAAGGTGTGGAAATCGAAGATGATGTTTTTCTAGGGCCTTCTATGGTTTTTACAAATGTTACAAATCCAAGAGCTTTTATAATAAGACGTGAAGAGTTTAAAAAAACAGTTTTAAAAAAGGGCTGCTCAATAGGTGCAAATGCAACTATAGTATGTGGTGTAACAATTGGGGAATATGCGCTTATTGGAAGTGGAACAGTAGTAAATAAAGATGTAAAACCATATTCACTTATGGTTGGGGTTCCTGCAAAGCAAATAGGTTGGGTATCAAAAGCTGGAAATACACTAAAATTTGATGAAAACAAAATAGCTATTGATATCTTTGATAATAGTAAATATAAAATCCAAAATAATAATTTAATTTTAATAGAAGAGTAA
- the asnB gene encoding asparagine synthase (glutamine-hydrolyzing), with amino-acid sequence MCGIVGILTQKPNKIAKNIFLANNQMYRRGPDDEGFILVNNKNIDICYGKDTPLSSFGDKQPYYPIKNIQSAFEDFYTLSFGHRRLSIVDLSSHGHQPMCDELRRYWIVFNGEVYNFKEIRVELESLGYNFVSKTDTEVILKSYMQWGEKSLQKFNGDFAFAIYDNDKEEVFLARDRVGIKPLYYTVQNGHFLFASDIKTLIASKLYTPEVNWEGLYHNFSFSMAPRPMTSFQGVYALKQAHYMKIDCKTLTFDEIEYWDIPTNVQDLTMSENDAINLLEEELKKSIQYRLIADVDVGTFMSGGIDSTTISAMASIMHPNIKAFTLAFDKSISLYDELEEAKATANMYNMQHIISNLDADVVLNNINNMVLGYEEPFFHLAANFAISEIVKNNNVKVVLNGLGGDELFAGYGFYKRLNSWKVLSNIGFLFNVIPNTLHPKVKTIKKISKAINIYQYYSLIYSTFTDSEKKSLFNKNYNSIDEIYKQYGKKDKKFTDELELLSYLDMKSYIGNHHVHRTDQFTMHFSIEGRFPFLDHNLIEKAFTIPSKYKLNGNIQKYVLRKVAEKYIAPECLSMKKKGFGLPLEYWFDNQLKELVNSSIQSLKQRKIFENQGIEDIMKKGTISQKWQLVMCELWFQNFFDKGMINE; translated from the coding sequence ATGTGTGGAATAGTAGGAATATTAACTCAAAAACCCAATAAAATAGCTAAAAATATTTTTTTAGCCAATAATCAAATGTATAGAAGAGGTCCTGACGATGAGGGCTTTATTTTAGTAAATAATAAAAATATTGATATATGTTATGGCAAAGATACTCCTTTGAGTTCATTTGGTGATAAGCAACCTTATTATCCTATAAAAAATATTCAATCAGCTTTTGAGGACTTTTATACTTTATCCTTTGGACATAGACGTTTAAGTATCGTTGATTTATCATCGCATGGGCATCAGCCTATGTGTGATGAGTTAAGGCGATATTGGATAGTGTTTAATGGAGAGGTTTATAATTTCAAAGAAATAAGAGTAGAGTTAGAATCTCTAGGTTATAACTTTGTATCAAAGACAGATACAGAAGTGATACTAAAATCATATATGCAATGGGGAGAAAAATCTCTTCAGAAGTTCAATGGTGATTTTGCTTTTGCTATTTATGACAATGATAAAGAAGAGGTATTTTTAGCCAGAGATAGAGTAGGGATTAAACCTCTTTATTATACCGTTCAAAATGGGCATTTTCTTTTTGCCAGTGATATTAAAACACTGATTGCTTCAAAGCTATATACTCCAGAAGTTAATTGGGAAGGGTTATATCACAATTTTAGTTTTTCAATGGCACCAAGACCAATGACTTCATTTCAAGGTGTATATGCGTTAAAACAAGCACATTATATGAAAATAGATTGCAAGACACTAACGTTTGATGAAATTGAATATTGGGATATTCCAACCAATGTTCAAGATTTGACAATGAGTGAAAATGATGCTATTAATCTTTTGGAAGAAGAATTAAAGAAATCTATACAATACAGGCTTATTGCAGATGTAGATGTAGGTACATTTATGAGTGGAGGAATTGATTCAACAACAATTTCTGCAATGGCTTCTATCATGCATCCAAATATAAAAGCATTTACTTTGGCTTTTGATAAATCGATTAGTTTATACGATGAACTTGAAGAGGCAAAAGCAACTGCGAATATGTATAATATGCAACATATTATTTCCAATCTTGATGCCGATGTTGTTTTAAACAATATCAATAATATGGTTCTTGGATATGAAGAACCATTTTTTCACCTAGCTGCAAATTTTGCGATTTCTGAAATCGTTAAAAATAACAATGTTAAAGTTGTATTAAATGGATTAGGAGGAGATGAACTTTTTGCAGGATATGGGTTTTATAAAAGATTAAACAGTTGGAAAGTTTTATCAAATATAGGGTTTTTGTTTAATGTTATACCAAATACTTTACATCCTAAAGTAAAAACAATAAAGAAAATCTCAAAAGCCATTAATATCTATCAATATTACAGTTTGATTTATTCAACTTTTACTGACAGCGAAAAAAAATCTTTATTTAATAAAAACTATAATTCTATCGATGAAATATATAAACAATATGGGAAAAAAGATAAAAAGTTTACAGATGAATTGGAACTACTCAGTTATTTAGATATGAAATCGTATATTGGTAATCATCATGTGCATAGAACAGACCAATTTACAATGCATTTTTCAATTGAAGGAAGATTTCCTTTTTTAGACCATAATTTAATAGAAAAAGCTTTTACTATTCCATCAAAATATAAACTCAACGGAAATATACAAAAATATGTTCTTCGTAAAGTAGCAGAAAAATATATCGCACCAGAGTGTCTTAGTATGAAAAAGAAAGGTTTTGGTTTGCCACTTGAATATTGGTTTGATAATCAGTTAAAAGAATTAGTCAATAGTTCAATACAATCATTAAAACAAAGGAAAATATTTGAGAATCAAGGGATTGAAGATATTATGAAAAAAGGAACCATATCTCAAAAATGGCAACTTGTAATGTGTGAATTATGGTTTCAGAATTTTTTTGATAAAGGGATGATAAATGAATAA
- a CDS encoding Gfo/Idh/MocA family protein, with protein sequence MPNKKNFALIGASGYIAPRHMKAIKETGNDLVAALDPYDGIGIMDSNFPQAHFFTEFERFDRFVDKWHRDGNKKIEYIGITTPNYLHDSHIRFALKNGAHAICEKPLVLNPHNIDQLKIIEEETGKKVYNILQLRLHDSIIALKEKIAKELEQNPNKIYDIDLTYLTSRGKWYFVSWKGDESKSGGIASNIGVHFFDMLSWIFGPIEENLVHLKHPDANAGFMKLKNANVRWFLSVNYDYIPEDIRATGKTTFRSITVDGEEFEFSEGFTDLHTKSYEHILNGGGFGLDEARNSINIVSVIRKLTPLGLNGEYHPFCKKVLS encoded by the coding sequence ATGCCAAATAAAAAAAACTTTGCACTTATCGGTGCATCAGGATATATTGCGCCAAGACATATGAAAGCGATAAAAGAAACAGGGAATGACCTAGTAGCTGCTCTTGATCCTTATGATGGTATTGGTATTATGGATAGTAATTTCCCACAAGCTCATTTTTTCACAGAATTTGAAAGATTTGATAGATTTGTTGATAAATGGCATAGAGATGGAAATAAAAAAATTGAGTATATTGGGATTACAACACCAAATTATTTACATGATTCTCATATTAGATTTGCACTTAAAAATGGTGCTCATGCTATTTGTGAAAAGCCCTTGGTTTTAAATCCTCATAATATTGATCAATTAAAAATAATTGAAGAAGAAACAGGTAAAAAAGTTTATAATATTTTACAATTAAGACTTCACGATTCAATTATCGCTTTAAAAGAAAAAATAGCAAAAGAATTAGAACAAAATCCTAATAAAATTTATGATATTGATTTAACATATTTAACTAGTAGAGGGAAATGGTATTTCGTATCTTGGAAAGGCGATGAATCAAAATCTGGTGGAATTGCATCAAATATTGGAGTTCATTTTTTTGATATGCTTTCTTGGATATTTGGTCCTATTGAAGAAAATTTAGTTCATTTAAAGCATCCAGATGCAAATGCTGGATTTATGAAATTAAAAAATGCAAATGTAAGATGGTTTTTATCTGTAAATTATGATTATATTCCTGAAGATATAAGAGCCACTGGAAAAACTACTTTTAGAAGTATAACTGTCGATGGTGAAGAGTTCGAATTTTCTGAAGGTTTTACCGACCTACATACTAAATCTTATGAACACATATTAAATGGCGGTGGATTTGGACTCGATGAAGCTAGAAATTCTATAAATATTGTTTCAGTTATTAGAAAACTTACTCCTCTTGGACTAAATGGAGAATATCATCCTTTCTGTAAAAAGGTATTAAGCTAA
- the cysC gene encoding adenylyl-sulfate kinase: protein MENKKHESNKNIIWHNQNVTKDKRLTLLNQKPCILWFTGLSGSGKSTIANAVEAELFKRGRKTYLLDGDNVRHGLNKDLGFSESDRIENIRRIGEVSKLFVDSGLIVLTAFISPFKSDRQIAKSLVNYHEFIEIFIDTPLEICEQRDPKGLYKKARDGAIKNFTGISSPYEEPLEPQIHIKTNKNTVQECVDKIIYYLIKFGYIQGNENDYAI, encoded by the coding sequence TTGGAAAATAAAAAACATGAAAGTAATAAAAACATCATTTGGCATAATCAAAATGTGACAAAAGACAAAAGATTAACTCTTCTTAATCAGAAGCCATGTATACTTTGGTTTACAGGACTTAGTGGCTCTGGAAAATCTACAATTGCGAATGCTGTTGAAGCTGAACTTTTTAAAAGAGGAAGAAAAACTTATCTATTAGATGGGGATAATGTTAGGCATGGATTAAATAAAGATTTAGGTTTTAGTGAAAGTGATAGAATTGAAAATATTAGAAGAATTGGTGAAGTATCTAAGCTTTTTGTAGATAGTGGATTGATTGTTTTAACTGCTTTTATTTCTCCTTTTAAATCAGATAGACAAATAGCAAAAAGCTTAGTTAACTATCATGAATTTATTGAAATATTTATTGATACACCTTTAGAAATTTGTGAACAGAGAGATCCTAAAGGATTATACAAAAAAGCTAGAGATGGAGCAATTAAAAATTTTACAGGAATTAGTTCGCCTTATGAAGAACCTTTAGAACCTCAAATTCACATAAAAACAAATAAAAATACTGTACAAGAGTGTGTAGATAAGATAATTTATTATTTAATAAAATTTGGATATATACAAGGAAATGAGAATGATTATGCAATTTGA
- a CDS encoding lipopolysaccharide biosynthesis protein → MKSDFTKNIITLMTGTAIAQAIPIAISPILTRIYNPEDFGVFALFVAIISVLANTANARYELAIMLPKKDEDAINIFALGFIITCLISLFLFLLLLLFNQYFVQLLGNEEIGFWLYFIPVTVFFSGLYNILNYFNNRRKCYKDLRNAAILKSIVLAVIQVSIGLLKQGATGLISGQIVSNLFANIKLLNNILKDKLLISKISIAKMIALAKKYKKFPKYSLPSSFVDDLTLQMNSLLLPKVFNLTVSGYFFLAQKIVNMPASLIANSVSQVYFQKLSDNKNKKILSFGFYLSTIKKLFLIALPLAIIIYLFSPFMFSLIFGEKWRVSGEIAQYLAWIFLIRFIVSPLSISFSVSMEVQKSALWKYIYFISTSFLFLCITLFNISFDTFLLFFLWHEIVLYLLYFYMITKTVKKIDSDILNLRKNKLCVE, encoded by the coding sequence TTGAAATCAGATTTTACAAAAAATATAATTACTCTTATGACAGGTACAGCAATTGCTCAAGCAATCCCAATAGCAATAAGTCCAATTTTAACACGAATATATAACCCTGAAGATTTTGGAGTTTTTGCTTTATTTGTAGCCATAATTTCTGTATTAGCTAATACTGCCAATGCAAGATATGAATTGGCTATTATGCTTCCAAAAAAAGATGAAGATGCTATCAATATATTTGCGTTGGGATTTATTATTACTTGTCTTATATCATTATTTTTATTCTTATTACTTTTATTGTTTAATCAGTACTTTGTTCAATTACTTGGAAACGAAGAAATAGGTTTTTGGCTGTATTTTATACCTGTTACAGTTTTTTTCAGTGGTTTATATAATATTCTTAATTATTTTAATAATAGAAGAAAATGTTATAAAGATTTACGAAATGCAGCAATTTTAAAATCTATCGTTTTGGCAGTTATTCAAGTATCAATTGGATTGCTTAAACAAGGTGCTACAGGACTAATATCGGGACAAATAGTTTCAAATTTATTTGCCAATATCAAACTTTTAAATAATATTTTAAAAGACAAATTACTGATTTCAAAAATATCAATTGCTAAAATGATTGCATTAGCAAAAAAATACAAAAAATTTCCCAAATACAGTTTACCATCAAGCTTTGTAGATGATCTTACTCTTCAAATGAATTCGTTGTTACTTCCAAAAGTTTTTAATTTAACTGTAAGTGGATATTTTTTCCTTGCTCAAAAAATTGTTAATATGCCTGCTTCTTTAATAGCAAACTCAGTTTCTCAAGTATATTTTCAAAAACTTTCAGATAATAAAAACAAAAAGATTTTGAGTTTTGGATTTTATTTATCTACGATTAAAAAATTGTTTCTTATTGCACTACCTCTTGCAATCATTATTTATTTGTTTTCACCTTTTATGTTTTCTTTGATTTTTGGTGAAAAATGGAGAGTTTCAGGTGAAATTGCTCAATACTTAGCATGGATTTTTCTAATCAGATTTATAGTTTCTCCTTTAAGTATATCTTTTTCTGTTTCTATGGAAGTACAGAAAAGTGCTTTATGGAAATATATCTATTTTATTTCAACAAGTTTTTTATTTCTTTGTATTACATTATTTAATATTAGTTTTGATACATTTCTTCTATTTTTTCTATGGCATGAGATTGTATTGTATCTTTTATATTTTTATATGATTACTAAAACAGTTAAAAAAATAGACAGCGATATTTTAAATTTAAGGAAAAATAAGCTATGTGTGGAATAG
- the cysQ gene encoding 3'(2'),5'-bisphosphate nucleotidase CysQ, with protein MIMQFDEINIEDLKCIALKAGEIIMEIYKKDFSVDYKEDKSPLTEADLKSNEFICNELNKLYPNISIMSEENKEIPYEERKDWEYYFCVDPIDGTKEFIKKNDEFTINIALIKNNIPYLGVVYAPALNELYWADGINSYRNNEKLPLFINENPKEKISVVVSKSHLSSETQEFIDKLDSKKIKQISKGSSLKLCMVAVGEADIYPRLAPTMEWDIVAADAIVRCAGKMTYQFELEKPIVYNKEDLLNPWFIVR; from the coding sequence ATGATTATGCAATTTGATGAAATAAATATAGAAGATTTAAAATGTATAGCTTTAAAAGCAGGTGAAATTATTATGGAAATATATAAAAAAGATTTTTCTGTTGATTATAAAGAAGATAAATCACCTTTAACAGAAGCTGATTTAAAATCAAATGAGTTTATATGTAATGAATTGAATAAATTATATCCCAATATTTCAATTATGAGTGAAGAAAATAAAGAAATTCCATATGAAGAAAGAAAAGATTGGGAATACTATTTTTGTGTAGATCCCATAGATGGAACAAAAGAATTTATAAAGAAAAATGATGAATTTACTATAAATATTGCATTAATTAAAAATAATATCCCTTATTTAGGAGTTGTTTATGCACCAGCTTTAAATGAATTGTATTGGGCAGATGGAATTAACTCATATAGAAATAATGAAAAATTGCCTCTTTTTATAAATGAAAATCCTAAAGAAAAAATATCAGTAGTAGTTAGCAAATCTCACTTATCATCTGAAACTCAAGAATTTATTGATAAATTAGATTCTAAAAAAATAAAACAAATATCAAAAGGGAGCTCTTTGAAACTCTGTATGGTTGCAGTGGGGGAGGCAGATATATATCCAAGACTTGCTCCAACAATGGAATGGGATATAGTAGCTGCTGATGCGATTGTAAGATGTGCTGGTAAAATGACTTATCAGTTTGAATTAGAGAAACCTATTGTTTACAATAAAGAAGATTTATTGAATCCTTGGTTTATAGTTAGATGA